From the Entomomonas sp. E2T0 genome, one window contains:
- a CDS encoding rhomboid family intramembrane serine protease: protein MLSKQVRIVLAITLLMVGVQIINMVLAGGLANYGVIPRRLDGLWGIFTSPWIHSGVLHLLGNLSCFVVLAWLCMLRSIRYFIVASIFIIVVGGLLLWLVGRAASHIGASGWIFGLWGLLLGNAYFDRTIKNFLICIIVIMLYGGFVFGLLPSAEVSFEGHITGMLSGILFAWLTVNNQSLRALALRNES, encoded by the coding sequence ATGCTGAGTAAACAAGTACGGATAGTACTGGCTATTACCCTATTAATGGTAGGTGTTCAGATTATTAATATGGTTTTAGCTGGCGGCTTAGCAAATTATGGTGTTATTCCTCGTAGGTTAGATGGATTATGGGGAATTTTTACTTCTCCTTGGATTCATAGTGGAGTATTGCACTTACTAGGCAATTTATCTTGTTTTGTGGTTTTAGCATGGCTTTGTATGTTGCGTTCCATACGCTATTTTATTGTCGCTAGTATTTTTATAATTGTTGTGGGTGGCTTATTATTATGGTTGGTAGGGCGAGCAGCCTCCCATATTGGTGCTAGTGGTTGGATATTTGGTTTATGGGGATTACTGTTGGGTAATGCTTATTTTGATAGGACTATAAAAAATTTCCTAATCTGCATTATAGTAATAATGTTATATGGTGGTTTTGTTTTTGGTTTATTACCAAGTGCAGAGGTATCCTTTGAGGGGCATATCACAGGAATGTTGAGTGGTATTTTGTTTGCTTGGCTAACAGTAAATAATCAATCTCTAAGGGCATTAGCCCTTAGAAATGAAAGCTAG
- a CDS encoding DNA repair ATPase produces MVDSQAVAQEQELLDKAVAEGGAYEVLNKRLQDQGQQLRKQIEIINQKRLDEFKRSDMEVIGRIRIRTENNSVARDIVRAGDWLLFGYNVFLGLKKETRVEDVFSLYKLIEVEEGFDVEHVELEGTFLKDPNFVRDYTELYAYYKDARLLQLTQNNGKLLASFQMGDKITDIRVFRWALSADHKQISYIDNRGERDIALPAPYDFEWQKANRDMRVNGKFPHINILDTVFVETTGGDLTIKVENNTTTGLGIYSEPVTDKTQSVDDAIIEYAQLGSLVLLKILPYREDIWRYLVYNTITQNVERIDAIGQSCVQLPEDHGIIFPGGYYLQNGEHKKFDQSMEGMRFKRSVKSPNGEDVLYIFYEPSEGRSALFTYNMIERRLQNPILGHGYARFDDGKMVIFASEGSEPIRVHPMQIWQTPYLSEEFAARQPTRNTFWGRIGNPELVRGISDLYSLGRDIDSKSVSVNHYNLIRENIRKLLDSYSWLTDNHCGDIVQSVREIAATSEAVLDEYEKVESIRRQSAETLVQAEEQQKTLITSLRPDSWETIQEYVDALHAITKQLGYLLTIRDYRYMDVARVDFLEEQLKKSQLHISEATGVFLSTPEALEPFSEKLEALDAEAQAATTVVQLEEPLTGLKGLGDDLDTLSQLMSTLKIDDANQRTLIVEAISAIYGRLNQARARSEQRRKSLRSNESVAQFGAQFTLFTQSITNALSLATDPERCDDQLSRLLVQLEELESQFSDNEEFLTDILAKREELLETFDTHKQALLDERQRKAQSLQDAALRILESMKRRTERFTNQEELNAFFAGDPLALKLRELSDKLRELKDSVRADDLDARLKSTKDQAIRSLRDKSEIFEAGGNVIKLGPRHRFSVNTQELDLTIMPRGEQLYTHLTGTDYFESLGATELDELRDYWQYTTDSESPDLYRGEYLAGLILQTAEQNKDGLSIDLLEQQLKDPAQLEKTVRDFAAPRYRDGYERGIHDHDACLLLGKLIPLHRSVGLLRYPPLARGFATLFWGRWKENIEAEKWPERAHTAMNMAKLFGSQQALKDLQIEIAQAMDSYLEVHGLPVDKQERSMAAEYLVAVLSAGVNVEFTFTRYAKQLMETLQKRLEAAQMWLGFQQSLANLQGRTLARWELAERWFTALCQANDNDVVIETDDDLTALQSYIPEAVALSLLDSSVIWRFTEMDLRFSVEGLMGEHSRIQNTKMILGIDDFYERFGYQQQVFVPNFKRYQEYRQEVINRERNALRLEEFKPKPLSSFVRNRLINDIYLGVIGDNLAKQMGTVGENKRTDLMGLLMLISPPGYGKTTLMEYVANRLGLIFMKINGPAIGHEVTSVDPAQAPNATARQELEKLNLALEMGNNVMLYVDDIQHTNPEFLQKFISLCDGTRRIEGVWKGQTKTYDMRGKKFCVIMAGNPYTESGEVFKIPDMLANRADIYNLGDVLGGMEDVFRLSYLENCLTSNPILAPLATRDMADLYRFIDKAEGKPFSSNELSYDYSTAEVNEIVATLQHLMRARDLVYRVNLQYIASAAQADKYRVEPPFKLQGSYRNMNKLAEKITAVMNEQELMQLLEDHYQGEAQLLTTGAEENLLKLAEIRGNMTEQQQERWEQIKRDFLRNKSMGGDDNIGNRVVAQLVDLSEGVKNIATRPEPERAPWESVIGQFAEMIAALKQKPEPAPWDKMLSGIAHIADVMDKEPEPAPWDKVIKPLAHISEALQDKPETNIQVVNQPVPGLDAVLTTLAETLEYSFMPMLKTMDKKLDLDLRNHQRMQDIITELKLLGQHVGMHPKQSIDTKVKAGKPTESSYQEDAE; encoded by the coding sequence ATGGTTGATTCCCAAGCAGTAGCACAAGAGCAAGAATTACTAGATAAAGCAGTTGCTGAAGGTGGCGCTTATGAAGTGTTAAATAAGCGTTTACAAGATCAAGGTCAGCAATTACGCAAGCAAATAGAAATTATTAATCAAAAGCGTTTAGATGAGTTTAAACGTAGTGACATGGAAGTGATTGGGCGAATTCGTATTCGTACTGAAAATAATAGTGTTGCTCGTGATATTGTGCGCGCAGGTGATTGGTTACTGTTTGGATACAATGTATTTTTAGGCCTTAAAAAAGAAACTCGAGTTGAAGATGTTTTTTCACTGTATAAATTAATTGAGGTAGAAGAAGGCTTTGATGTAGAGCACGTAGAGCTAGAGGGCACTTTTTTAAAAGACCCTAATTTTGTACGAGATTATACAGAGCTTTATGCATACTATAAGGATGCACGTTTATTACAACTGACCCAAAATAATGGTAAGTTATTAGCTAGCTTCCAGATGGGTGACAAGATAACGGATATCCGTGTTTTCCGTTGGGCACTGTCTGCAGATCATAAGCAAATTAGTTATATTGATAATCGTGGCGAGCGTGATATTGCTCTGCCTGCTCCTTATGATTTTGAGTGGCAAAAAGCTAACCGCGATATGCGGGTAAATGGTAAGTTTCCTCATATTAATATTTTAGATACTGTGTTTGTAGAAACTACAGGTGGTGATCTAACCATTAAAGTAGAGAATAATACAACAACAGGTTTAGGTATCTATAGCGAACCTGTAACGGATAAAACACAGTCAGTAGATGACGCGATCATCGAATATGCTCAATTAGGTAGTTTAGTTTTATTAAAAATATTACCTTATAGAGAAGATATATGGCGTTATCTAGTTTATAACACCATTACACAAAATGTAGAGCGAATAGATGCTATTGGTCAGTCTTGTGTTCAATTACCAGAGGATCATGGCATTATTTTCCCTGGTGGATATTATTTGCAAAATGGTGAGCATAAAAAGTTTGATCAGTCTATGGAGGGGATGCGATTCAAGCGTTCTGTAAAATCTCCTAATGGTGAAGATGTACTTTATATCTTTTATGAACCAAGTGAAGGGCGTAGTGCGTTATTTACCTATAATATGATTGAAAGACGCCTCCAAAATCCTATTTTGGGGCATGGTTATGCGCGTTTTGATGATGGCAAAATGGTTATTTTTGCCAGTGAAGGTAGTGAACCTATTCGTGTTCATCCAATGCAAATATGGCAAACACCTTATCTTTCAGAAGAGTTTGCTGCCAGACAACCTACCCGTAATACATTTTGGGGGCGTATTGGCAATCCAGAATTAGTAAGAGGTATTTCTGATCTTTATAGTTTAGGTCGAGACATTGATAGTAAATCTGTATCAGTTAATCACTATAACTTGATTCGTGAAAATATTCGTAAATTATTAGATAGTTATAGTTGGTTGACTGATAATCATTGCGGCGATATTGTTCAATCAGTTCGAGAAATTGCTGCAACTAGTGAAGCGGTGTTAGATGAATATGAAAAAGTAGAAAGTATTCGTCGCCAATCTGCCGAAACACTAGTACAAGCAGAAGAACAACAAAAAACATTAATTACTTCATTACGTCCAGATAGTTGGGAAACTATTCAGGAGTATGTAGATGCATTGCATGCTATCACTAAGCAATTAGGATACTTACTAACAATACGTGACTACCGTTATATGGATGTGGCACGTGTTGATTTTTTAGAAGAACAGTTAAAAAAATCACAGTTGCATATTTCAGAAGCAACAGGTGTATTTTTATCAACACCAGAAGCATTAGAACCATTCTCAGAAAAGTTAGAAGCTTTAGATGCTGAAGCGCAAGCTGCTACAACAGTTGTGCAATTAGAAGAACCGTTGACTGGCTTAAAAGGGCTAGGCGATGATCTTGACACACTTTCGCAATTGATGAGTACATTAAAAATTGATGATGCGAATCAACGTACTTTAATTGTAGAGGCTATTTCAGCCATTTATGGCCGCTTAAATCAAGCTAGAGCGAGGTCTGAACAACGTCGTAAGTCATTACGAAGTAATGAGTCAGTTGCCCAATTTGGTGCTCAATTTACACTGTTCACACAATCAATTACTAATGCGTTGTCTTTAGCAACTGACCCTGAGCGTTGTGATGATCAATTATCTCGTTTATTAGTACAGTTGGAAGAGTTAGAAAGTCAGTTTAGTGATAATGAAGAATTTTTGACTGATATTCTAGCTAAACGTGAAGAATTATTAGAGACATTTGATACTCATAAACAAGCTTTATTGGATGAAAGACAACGTAAAGCACAATCTCTACAAGATGCTGCACTACGTATTTTAGAGAGTATGAAACGTCGTACAGAACGTTTCACTAATCAAGAAGAGTTAAATGCATTCTTTGCAGGTGACCCTTTAGCTTTAAAGTTACGTGAATTATCAGACAAATTAAGAGAGTTAAAAGATAGCGTAAGGGCAGATGATCTTGATGCCCGTTTAAAATCAACTAAAGATCAGGCTATTCGTAGTTTAAGAGATAAGTCAGAAATCTTTGAAGCGGGTGGTAATGTTATTAAATTAGGCCCTCGCCATCGCTTTAGTGTTAATACGCAAGAGCTTGATTTAACCATTATGCCACGAGGTGAGCAACTTTATACTCACTTAACAGGTACTGATTATTTTGAATCATTAGGGGCTACGGAGTTAGATGAGCTACGGGACTATTGGCAATATACTACAGACTCAGAATCACCTGATTTATATCGTGGTGAATATTTAGCTGGACTTATTTTACAAACAGCAGAACAAAATAAAGATGGTTTAAGCATTGATCTGTTAGAGCAACAGTTAAAAGATCCTGCTCAATTAGAAAAAACGGTACGTGATTTTGCAGCTCCTCGTTATCGTGATGGCTATGAGCGAGGCATTCATGATCATGATGCTTGTTTATTGTTAGGTAAATTAATTCCATTACATCGTAGTGTTGGTTTATTACGTTACCCACCATTAGCACGTGGTTTTGCAACGCTATTTTGGGGACGTTGGAAAGAAAATATTGAAGCTGAAAAATGGCCTGAACGTGCTCATACTGCAATGAATATGGCTAAGTTATTTGGAAGCCAACAAGCATTAAAAGATTTACAAATAGAAATTGCACAAGCAATGGATAGCTATTTAGAAGTTCATGGCTTACCTGTTGATAAGCAAGAGCGTTCGATGGCAGCTGAATATTTAGTAGCTGTGCTTTCTGCTGGTGTAAATGTTGAGTTTACCTTTACTCGTTATGCTAAACAATTAATGGAAACACTGCAGAAACGTTTAGAAGCAGCACAAATGTGGCTTGGTTTTCAACAGTCATTAGCTAACTTACAAGGCCGTACTTTAGCTCGTTGGGAGTTAGCGGAAAGATGGTTTACTGCACTTTGTCAGGCTAATGATAATGATGTAGTGATTGAAACCGATGATGACTTAACTGCTTTACAAAGCTATATTCCAGAAGCAGTAGCACTTAGCTTATTGGATAGTAGTGTAATTTGGCGTTTTACAGAAATGGATTTGCGTTTCTCTGTTGAAGGTTTGATGGGAGAACATTCGCGCATTCAAAATACCAAAATGATTCTAGGGATTGATGATTTTTATGAGCGCTTTGGTTATCAGCAACAAGTGTTTGTACCTAATTTCAAACGTTATCAAGAATACCGTCAAGAAGTTATTAATCGGGAAAGAAATGCCCTGCGTTTAGAAGAGTTTAAGCCAAAGCCATTGAGTTCATTTGTTCGTAACCGCTTAATCAATGACATTTACTTAGGTGTGATTGGCGATAACTTAGCCAAACAAATGGGTACAGTGGGGGAGAACAAACGTACTGACCTTATGGGGTTATTAATGCTTATTTCTCCACCCGGTTATGGTAAAACAACCTTGATGGAGTATGTGGCTAATCGTTTAGGTTTAATCTTTATGAAGATTAATGGCCCTGCAATTGGTCATGAAGTTACTTCAGTCGATCCAGCACAAGCACCTAATGCTACTGCTAGACAAGAGTTGGAAAAACTTAATCTAGCATTGGAAATGGGTAATAATGTAATGCTGTATGTGGATGATATTCAACATACTAACCCTGAGTTTTTACAAAAATTTATTTCGCTTTGTGATGGTACTCGTCGTATTGAAGGTGTTTGGAAAGGCCAAACTAAAACCTACGATATGCGTGGTAAAAAGTTCTGTGTCATCATGGCAGGTAACCCTTATACAGAGTCTGGTGAAGTCTTTAAGATTCCTGATATGTTAGCTAACCGTGCGGATATCTATAATCTAGGTGATGTATTAGGCGGCATGGAAGATGTATTCCGTCTTAGCTATCTTGAAAACTGTTTAACTTCTAATCCTATACTAGCGCCTTTAGCTACTCGTGATATGGCAGACCTTTACCGTTTTATTGATAAAGCTGAAGGTAAGCCTTTCTCAAGTAATGAATTAAGTTATGATTACAGTACAGCTGAAGTTAATGAAATTGTTGCTACCTTACAACACTTAATGAGAGCTCGTGATTTAGTATACAGAGTAAATTTACAATATATTGCTAGTGCCGCCCAAGCTGATAAATATCGGGTTGAACCGCCATTCAAGTTACAAGGTAGTTATCGTAATATGAATAAGCTGGCGGAAAAAATTACGGCGGTAATGAATGAGCAAGAGTTGATGCAATTGCTTGAAGACCATTATCAAGGTGAAGCACAGCTATTAACGACAGGTGCTGAAGAGAATCTACTTAAACTGGCTGAAATACGCGGTAATATGACTGAGCAGCAACAAGAGCGTTGGGAACAAATTAAACGTGATTTCTTGCGTAATAAGTCGATGGGTGGTGACGACAATATTGGTAACCGTGTGGTAGCTCAGTTAGTTGATCTTTCTGAGGGAGTTAAAAATATTGCAACACGACCTGAGCCTGAGCGTGCACCATGGGAAAGTGTAATAGGGCAGTTTGCTGAAATGATAGCTGCTTTAAAACAAAAACCAGAACCAGCGCCTTGGGATAAAATGCTTTCTGGTATAGCCCATATAGCCGACGTAATGGATAAAGAGCCAGAGCCAGCCCCATGGGATAAAGTGATAAAACCATTAGCTCATATTAGTGAGGCTTTACAAGATAAGCCAGAAACTAATATTCAAGTGGTAAATCAACCTGTGCCTGGTTTAGACGCAGTATTAACTACATTAGCTGAAACACTAGAATATAGCTTTATGCCTATGTTAAAAACCATGGATAAAAAGCTAGATTTAGATTTACGTAATCATCAGCGTATGCAAGATATTATTACAGAGCTGAAGCTATTAGGACAGCATGTAGGTATGCACCCTAAACAATCGATTGATACGAAAGTAAAAGCAGGTAAACCTACAGAAAGTTCTTATCAAGAAGATGCTGAGTAA
- a CDS encoding SPFH domain-containing protein translates to MTALVITIFISIILLVVGIIVFFKLFYTQVPQNFALIVNDQKVYFSNVVTFPTDKKQLMEILPVQIKTAYLDSNGLFCKEKLLLDIVISYNLCVNFSPESVLMAAKRVGVADVANASAVSKALTPIVTNIVRKLVEQLPLEMLEKDQGKVRKAIIAQLANQLDGYNLEYMNIDKVELTSLDKLEQTNPKLFEQQQEARHMWDVEQKKVLERRLKLIIEQQQDLSRKIKQMIESYQAIIRKKIKFFLNRELLE, encoded by the coding sequence GTGACTGCTTTAGTTATAACCATATTCATATCTATAATTCTATTAGTAGTGGGTATTATTGTTTTCTTTAAACTATTTTATACCCAAGTGCCACAAAACTTTGCATTGATTGTAAATGATCAAAAAGTGTATTTTTCAAATGTAGTGACATTTCCTACCGATAAAAAGCAGTTAATGGAGATTTTACCAGTACAGATTAAAACAGCCTATTTGGATAGTAATGGACTGTTTTGTAAGGAAAAATTGTTATTAGATATTGTTATTAGTTATAACTTGTGTGTTAATTTTTCTCCTGAATCAGTATTAATGGCTGCTAAAAGAGTGGGTGTGGCTGATGTGGCAAATGCGTCAGCGGTAAGTAAGGCGCTGACTCCTATCGTAACTAATATTGTGAGAAAGCTAGTAGAACAACTTCCTTTAGAGATGTTGGAGAAAGATCAGGGAAAGGTGCGTAAAGCAATCATTGCACAATTAGCTAATCAATTAGACGGTTATAATCTGGAGTATATGAATATTGATAAAGTAGAACTAACCTCATTGGATAAGTTAGAACAAACTAATCCAAAGTTATTTGAACAGCAACAAGAAGCCCGACATATGTGGGATGTGGAACAGAAAAAAGTATTGGAAAGACGGTTAAAATTAATTATTGAGCAGCAGCAAGATTTGTCTAGAAAAATCAAACAAATGATAGAGAGTTATCAAGCAATTATTAGAAAGAAAATTAAATTCTTTTTGAATAGAGAATTACTTGAATAA
- a CDS encoding YqiJ family protein — MELFFSTISSFPTIIYTFLIFVAVIFWGVAALGLLDIDVLDFGGVDTDIGGVDGSDGHLDVTHTGDIQGGWFAGFLMKLGLDSVPLTIILTVFFFIGWALCYFAQLLLFSIPLGILQIPVGIVIFLASIFPAAYLTGWTCKPLRRIFKKLNEEQNATSAASLIGQVAIVRSGKVTETFGEAIYDDKGAGLHLRIRADESLTLQRNDRVVLIEYLEDGAYRVVSEDEFNGL, encoded by the coding sequence ATGGAACTTTTTTTTAGTACTATCTCTTCTTTTCCTACAATTATTTATACTTTTCTGATATTTGTAGCTGTTATTTTCTGGGGAGTTGCTGCCTTAGGTCTATTAGATATTGATGTCTTAGATTTTGGTGGTGTAGATACAGATATTGGTGGGGTAGATGGCTCAGATGGTCATTTAGATGTTACTCATACGGGTGATATTCAAGGTGGATGGTTCGCTGGCTTTTTAATGAAGTTAGGTTTGGACTCAGTCCCTTTAACCATTATTTTGACTGTATTCTTTTTTATTGGTTGGGCGCTTTGTTATTTTGCTCAGTTACTGCTTTTTAGTATACCGCTTGGGATATTACAAATTCCAGTTGGTATCGTTATTTTTTTAGCCTCTATCTTTCCTGCTGCCTATTTAACCGGATGGACATGTAAGCCTTTACGTAGAATCTTTAAAAAATTAAATGAAGAGCAAAACGCAACTTCAGCAGCATCACTCATTGGACAAGTTGCCATTGTTAGATCGGGTAAGGTAACAGAAACATTTGGGGAGGCTATTTATGATGATAAAGGAGCTGGACTTCATTTAAGAATTAGAGCAGATGAATCATTAACTTTACAAAGAAATGATAGAGTTGTATTGATTGAATATCTAGAAGATGGTGCTTATAGAGTGGTTAGTGAAGATGAGTTTAATGGCTTATAG
- a CDS encoding PspA/IM30 family protein: MGVWSKLITALRGGAHEAGEAIIDTQALRILDQEIRDADAELRKSKEALAEIMAKQKLAAERVKKTQAKIDEYEGYAFKALEAEDEKLAHEVAEKIANLEAAFESEREAESAYSKSAADLRKAITQSEANIKRLKQQVDTVKATESVQKAQATVASRYSGSQNKMHTALESLERIKKKQAERSARMEAASEIESMETDDALDSKLREAGFLAKEGSANDVLERLKKKQQAKTSS, translated from the coding sequence ATGGGTGTGTGGAGCAAATTAATTACTGCGTTACGCGGCGGTGCTCACGAAGCAGGTGAAGCAATTATTGACACACAGGCATTACGTATTTTAGACCAAGAAATCCGTGATGCAGATGCTGAGTTACGCAAATCTAAAGAAGCTTTAGCTGAAATTATGGCTAAACAAAAATTAGCAGCAGAACGTGTTAAGAAAACACAAGCTAAGATTGATGAGTATGAAGGTTATGCATTTAAAGCGTTAGAAGCGGAAGATGAAAAACTAGCTCATGAAGTAGCAGAGAAAATTGCTAATTTAGAAGCTGCTTTTGAGTCTGAACGTGAAGCTGAAAGTGCATATTCTAAGAGTGCAGCTGATTTACGTAAAGCAATTACTCAATCAGAGGCTAATATTAAACGTTTGAAACAGCAAGTAGATACCGTTAAAGCGACAGAAAGCGTACAAAAAGCACAAGCCACTGTAGCTAGTCGTTATTCAGGCTCACAAAATAAAATGCATACTGCATTGGAGTCTTTAGAGCGTATTAAAAAGAAACAAGCTGAGCGTAGTGCTAGAATGGAAGCTGCTAGTGAAATAGAAAGTATGGAAACAGATGATGCATTAGATAGCAAACTTCGTGAGGCAGGTTTCTTAGCTAAAGAAGGTAGTGCCAATGATGTGTTAGAAAGATTGAAGAAAAAGCAGCAAGCTAAAACTTCATCTTAA
- a CDS encoding YjfI family protein translates to MDTKTSAHYQRLYRQRLREQGLIKKEVWILPEHARMLLNVEKQLRQPAGMTQSLSQESNMTAAVSMWTSNKLFDALSAVELFKNGGASVELVQGTDPSLHIIMHEFGDLPVFISVVGEQIIVESILWPTDAVKDVNTFNEEVLRTHKFFPLSTIGIEKLAENDFYIMFGALSSESSLSNIMFEIEILSDNVIKATEAFENYLKV, encoded by the coding sequence ATGGATACAAAAACATCAGCACATTATCAACGACTATACCGTCAACGTTTGCGAGAGCAGGGGTTGATAAAAAAAGAAGTTTGGATACTGCCAGAGCATGCTCGCATGTTACTGAACGTTGAAAAACAGTTACGTCAACCAGCAGGAATGACTCAATCATTATCACAGGAGAGTAATATGACAGCAGCTGTTTCAATGTGGACTAGTAATAAATTATTCGATGCTTTATCTGCCGTTGAACTATTTAAAAATGGCGGTGCTAGTGTTGAATTGGTACAGGGGACAGACCCAAGTTTACACATTATCATGCACGAGTTCGGTGATTTACCCGTATTTATTAGTGTTGTTGGTGAACAAATCATTGTAGAAAGTATTTTGTGGCCAACAGATGCAGTAAAAGATGTTAATACATTTAATGAAGAAGTATTAAGAACACATAAGTTTTTCCCCTTATCGACTATAGGTATCGAAAAACTTGCTGAAAATGATTTTTATATTATGTTTGGAGCACTAAGTTCTGAATCAAGTCTTTCAAATATAATGTTTGAAATTGAAATATTGTCAGATAACGTAATTAAAGCAACGGAAGCTTTTGAAAATTACTTAAAAGTTTAA
- a CDS encoding 4'-phosphopantetheinyl transferase family protein: MNPDNIPTFYSSFSKQWVFPFVMENVCLYHCRFNQQHFSDIAYKQHDIKQPSALYHAAQKRNAEYLIGRLCAREALKNLNINGYPLSSEDKSPQWPLLSCGSITHSHHVAAAIVALKTHWQCLGLDIEFLISEQRSKKLLTTIVNQNEQKLIGKDISLFTTLAFSIKESLFKALYPITLKRFYFEHAEIIDWNTSGQVTLKLLIDLSDKWQKGTLITGQYCIKDNYIWSLIGIDS, from the coding sequence ATGAATCCAGATAATATTCCTACCTTTTATTCATCTTTTTCTAAACAATGGGTTTTTCCTTTTGTAATGGAAAATGTTTGTTTATATCACTGCCGATTTAATCAACAACACTTTTCAGATATAGCTTATAAACAGCATGATATTAAACAGCCATCAGCTTTATATCATGCCGCCCAAAAACGTAATGCTGAATATTTAATTGGTCGGCTGTGTGCAAGAGAAGCCTTAAAAAATTTAAACATTAATGGCTATCCTTTATCAAGTGAAGATAAAAGCCCACAGTGGCCCCTTCTAAGCTGTGGCAGTATCACTCACAGTCACCATGTAGCTGCTGCAATCGTAGCTCTAAAAACACATTGGCAATGTTTAGGATTAGATATTGAATTTTTGATTTCTGAGCAACGCAGTAAAAAACTATTAACTACTATTGTTAACCAAAATGAACAAAAACTAATAGGCAAAGATATTAGTCTATTTACTACGCTTGCATTTTCAATTAAAGAAAGCCTATTTAAGGCATTGTATCCCATTACACTCAAGCGTTTTTATTTTGAGCATGCCGAAATCATTGATTGGAATACTAGCGGGCAAGTTACCCTTAAATTACTGATTGATCTATCTGATAAGTGGCAAAAGGGAACATTAATTACAGGCCAATACTGTATAAAAGACAACTATATTTGGAGCTTAATAGGAATAGACAGCTAG
- a CDS encoding LysE family translocator, with amino-acid sequence MDMSLLTIYVITTLMLIATPGPVVFLVVNTALKSGPYKAFGTILGTNWASLVLIFVAVFIISTSLVISPKLFHTISLFGCLFIGYIAISSIKEALEIKSLATTELTSEDNITSTTSKSFKKGGLLSGFLVGLSNPKDIIFFVSFFPQFIKITDSFNKSIFLLTLLWILLDFVILGIYILFIRKLASNNIKNIIVLISGIVLLAIAGTGFLYSLAELVIK; translated from the coding sequence ATGGATATGAGTTTGTTAACGATTTACGTAATTACAACATTAATGTTAATTGCAACGCCTGGCCCTGTTGTTTTTTTAGTGGTTAATACTGCATTAAAATCAGGGCCATATAAAGCTTTTGGTACAATACTTGGTACCAATTGGGCTTCTTTAGTATTAATTTTTGTTGCTGTCTTTATTATTTCAACTAGTCTTGTTATTAGTCCAAAATTATTTCATACGATTAGTCTATTCGGTTGCTTGTTTATTGGTTATATTGCTATTTCGTCAATTAAAGAAGCTTTAGAAATAAAGTCACTTGCTACAACTGAATTGACATCTGAAGATAATATAACCAGTACAACAAGTAAATCTTTTAAGAAGGGAGGCTTGCTAAGTGGTTTTTTAGTAGGACTCTCTAATCCTAAAGATATTATTTTCTTTGTGTCTTTTTTCCCGCAATTTATAAAGATAACGGATTCATTCAATAAAAGTATCTTTTTATTAACATTATTATGGATTCTGTTAGATTTTGTGATTTTGGGTATCTATATATTATTTATAAGGAAATTAGCCTCAAATAATATTAAGAATATCATCGTGCTAATATCTGGTATCGTATTATTAGCTATTGCGGGTACTGGATTTTTATATAGTTTGGCTGAGTTGGTAATCAAATGA